Sequence from the Burkholderia stabilis genome:
TACGGGAAGGCGCCGCGCACCGCTTCGAGAATGGTTGTTCCCGCAACCATTGAGCGTTATGCTCGTCAGCTCCCAGGAGACGGAATTCCATCATGAACGACACGAATTCAGGGTCGATGCGCGCGGCGGTGGTCGGGGTCGGCGCGATCGGCGGATTGCTCGCGGCCGCGCTGTCGCGAGCCGGCATGACCGTGAGCGCGTACGCGCGCGGCGCGACGCTCGACGCACTGAACACGTACGGCGTGCGCGTGATCGACGAGGCGGGTGTCGCATCGTCGGTCCCGGTGCGCGCGAGCGACGATGCGGCGGCGCTCGGCGTGCAGGACTACGTGGTGATCGCGCTGAAGGCGCAGGCGCTGCCGGCGCTGGCTGCGCGCATTGCGCCGCTCGTCGGGCCCGGCACCGTGATCGTCGCCGCGATGAACGGACTGCCCTGGTGGTTCACGCACGGGCTCGAAGGGCCGATCGACGGCGTGCCGCTCGACGCGGTCGATCCGGCCGGTGCGGTGTCGGCGGCGTTGCCGCCCGCGCAGGCGATCGGCTGCGTGGTGCACCTGTCGTCGAGCACCGATGCGCCGGGCGTCGTGCGCCGCGGGCGCGGCAACCGGCTGATCGTGGGCGCGCCCGATCCGCGGCTCGATACGGCCACCGCGCGGTTCGCCGCGGCGCTCGCGGCGGGCGGCTTCGACGTCGAATCGACGCCCGCGATCCGTGCCGAGATCTGGACGAAGCTGTGGGGCAACATGAACATGAATCCGCTGAGCGCGCTGACGGGTTCGACGGCCGAGCAGCTGCTCGACGATCCGTTCACGCAGAGTCTCGCGCTGCGGATGATGGAGGAGGCTGCGGCGATCGGCGCGAAGCTCGGCCTGTTCACGGGAATGACCGGCCCCGAGCGGATTGCGCTCACGCGCAAGCTCGGTGCGTTCAGGACGTCGATGCTGCAGGATTTCGAAGCGGGGCGTTCGCTCGAGATCGGGCCGATCCTCGGCGTGTTTCCTGAACTCGGGCGCAAGCTCGGCGTGCCGACGCCGTATTGCGACGCGGTGCTGGGCTTGTTGCGCCAGCGCGCGGCGAACAGCGGGCTGTAGCGCGCAGGAGGCCGCTGCATCCGCATGTGCGGTCGAGGATCGGCGGCGCGATCCTGCGCTTTGTGTTTCACCGCATCAAGCAAATCAGGCCGCCCATGTCGCGGTTCAAGCGACGCGGGCGGCCTGTTTGATTCGTCGGATCAATACGGCTTGCGACGAGACACGATGCAGCT
This genomic interval carries:
- a CDS encoding 2-dehydropantoate 2-reductase; this translates as MNDTNSGSMRAAVVGVGAIGGLLAAALSRAGMTVSAYARGATLDALNTYGVRVIDEAGVASSVPVRASDDAAALGVQDYVVIALKAQALPALAARIAPLVGPGTVIVAAMNGLPWWFTHGLEGPIDGVPLDAVDPAGAVSAALPPAQAIGCVVHLSSSTDAPGVVRRGRGNRLIVGAPDPRLDTATARFAAALAAGGFDVESTPAIRAEIWTKLWGNMNMNPLSALTGSTAEQLLDDPFTQSLALRMMEEAAAIGAKLGLFTGMTGPERIALTRKLGAFRTSMLQDFEAGRSLEIGPILGVFPELGRKLGVPTPYCDAVLGLLRQRAANSGL